A section of the Halococcus hamelinensis 100A6 genome encodes:
- a CDS encoding DUF7388 family protein, whose translation MAGFDGVALKPTEVDLDRVSLDGVETAVVDYEGRERVPSSERLADLARGTDLRVTTPVRADGFDPLGDDRLVARLPPNVGRVVVAGNPAYLSANERSRAIAPRLGAARERSPGAWVGTEGVERIALAAGGTQFELLEPTTLREVRALRAAGFEGEIAVYAPVVFSEDEDVLLDALGGYVSRRGSVAASLDTATDATGAAADGTATDATAAGRSRSVLLSAIEGFALAGPPETIDERVDELRAAGVDVLVGYPARGPTVLGH comes from the coding sequence ATGGCCGGCTTCGACGGGGTCGCGCTCAAACCGACCGAGGTCGACCTCGACCGGGTCAGCCTCGACGGGGTCGAGACGGCGGTCGTCGACTACGAGGGTCGCGAACGGGTCCCGAGTTCGGAGCGGCTCGCCGACCTCGCGCGGGGGACCGACCTCCGGGTCACGACGCCGGTCCGTGCCGACGGCTTCGACCCGCTGGGCGACGACCGCCTCGTGGCGCGCCTCCCCCCGAACGTCGGCCGCGTGGTCGTCGCCGGCAACCCGGCGTACCTCTCGGCGAACGAACGGAGCCGTGCCATCGCTCCACGACTCGGCGCGGCTCGCGAGCGCTCGCCGGGTGCGTGGGTCGGCACGGAGGGCGTCGAGCGGATCGCGCTCGCGGCGGGCGGGACCCAGTTCGAACTCCTCGAACCGACGACCCTCCGCGAGGTACGGGCGCTCCGCGCGGCGGGTTTCGAGGGCGAGATAGCCGTCTACGCGCCGGTCGTCTTCAGCGAGGACGAGGACGTCCTCCTCGACGCGCTCGGTGGCTACGTCTCCCGCCGGGGCTCGGTCGCGGCGTCGCTCGATACCGCGACCGACGCGACGGGGGCCGCCGCCGACGGCACCGCGACCGACGCGACGGCCGCCGGCCGGTCGCGCTCGGTGTTGCTCTCGGCGATCGAGGGGTTCGCGCTCGCGGGCCCACCCGAGACGATCGACGAGCGGGTCGACGAACTCCGGGCGGCCGGCGTCGACGTCCTCGTCGGCTATCCGGCGCGTGGACCGACCGTGCTCGGCCACTGA
- a CDS encoding nucleotidyltransferase family protein, with amino-acid sequence MSGGDLRRLSPAAVRDALDAERSTDPTVVGVLLAAGTSSRFGVANKLLAEVDGEPLVRRAARTLRNARLSNLIAVLGCDAAAVRDALAGADVAGDNADSTNFRSVTNPDYERGLSTSVRAGVDAAAEAGANAVVFLPGDMPGVDPVTVNLLVDAYRADLADALAASYDGRRGNPVLFDERHFPALRAVRGDVGGKPVLLDADRGAVVETDDRGVRTDIDTRDDLDGRG; translated from the coding sequence ATGAGTGGCGGCGACCTCCGTCGGCTCTCGCCGGCCGCAGTGCGGGACGCGCTCGATGCGGAGCGGTCCACGGATCCGACGGTGGTCGGGGTGCTCCTCGCCGCGGGCACCAGCAGCCGGTTCGGCGTGGCGAACAAGCTCCTCGCCGAGGTCGACGGCGAGCCGCTGGTCCGCCGCGCGGCCCGCACCCTCCGCAACGCCCGGCTCTCGAACCTGATCGCGGTGCTCGGCTGCGACGCGGCGGCGGTTCGCGACGCGCTCGCCGGGGCCGACGTCGCTGGCGACAACGCCGATTCCACGAATTTCCGATCCGTCACGAACCCCGACTACGAACGCGGGCTCTCGACGTCGGTTCGGGCGGGCGTGGATGCAGCGGCCGAGGCCGGGGCGAACGCGGTCGTGTTCCTCCCGGGGGACATGCCGGGAGTCGACCCCGTTACCGTGAACCTGCTCGTCGACGCCTATCGGGCGGACCTCGCGGACGCGCTCGCGGCGAGCTACGATGGCCGCCGCGGGAATCCCGTACTCTTCGACGAGCGGCACTTCCCGGCGCTCCGCGCGGTCCGCGGCGACGTGGGTGGGAAACCAGTGCTCCTCGACGCCGACCGTGGAGCGGTCGTCGAAACCGACGACCGGGGCGTCCGGACCGATATCGACACCCGCGACGACCTCGACGGCCGCGGCTGA